A genomic window from Serinus canaria isolate serCan28SL12 chromosome 4A, serCan2020, whole genome shotgun sequence includes:
- the GPR174 gene encoding probable G-protein coupled receptor 174, producing MSNSSSNCSETDLKPYYAVTYTVILIPGLIGNTLALWVFYGYMKETKRAVIFMINLAIADLSQVLSLPLRIFYYLTGTWEFGGGLCMLCFYLKYVNMYASIYFLVCISVRRYLFLMHPFKFSDCRRVCDVYISIVGWVVVCVGCLPFPLLRMQHQEDKNTCFVDLPIKKLDLPTSITLMTIGELVGFVTPLLIILYCSWKTILSLKERHSASRDLGEKKKALKMILTCALVFLICFAPYHISFPLDFFVKTGQIQEGCVQISVFHAVALCLASLNSCVDPIIYYFTTDEFRRRLSRQDLHYSIQLQHLSYGRKHSRDVLGEDTTEY from the coding sequence ATGAGCAACTCCAGCTCCAACTGCAGTGAGACAGACCTCAAGCCCTACTACGCCGTCACCTACACGGTGATCCTGATCCCCGGGCTCATCGGGAACACCCTGGCCTTGTGGGTCTTCTATGGCTACATGAAAGAGACTAAAAGGGCCGTGATATTTATGATCAATTTAGCCATTGCTGACTTATCACAAGTGCTGTCCTTGCCCCTGAGGATTTTTTACTACCTGACGGGCACGTGGGAGTTCGGAGGAGGTCTCTGCATGCTCTGCTTCTACCTGAAGTACGTCAATATGTATGCCAGCATCTACTTCTTGGTGTGCATCAGCGTGAGGAGGTACCTGTTCCTCATGCACCCCTTCAAATTCAGTGACTGCAGGCGTGTCTGTGATGTCTACATCAGCATCGTGGGCTGGGTTGTGGTCTGCGTGGGCTGCCTGCCTTTCCCACTCCTCAGGATGCAGCACCAGGAAGATAAAAACACCTGTTTTGTGGATCTTCCCATCAAGAAACTCGACCTCCCCACCTCCATCACGCTGATGACCATAGGGGAGTTGGTGGGGTTCGTGACCCCCCTGCTCATCATCCTGTACTGCTCCTGGAAGACAATCTTGTCACTAAAAGAGAGGCACTCTGCTTCCCGGGACCTGGGTGAGAAGAAGAAGGCTTTAAAGATGATCCTCACCTGTGCCCTGGTGTTCCTGATTTGCTTTGCACCTTACCACATCAGCTTCCCACTGGATTTCTTTGTGAAAACGGGGCAGATCCAGGAGGGCTGCGTGCAGATCTCGGTGTTCCACGCCGTGGCTTTGTGCCTCGCCAGCCTCAACTCCTGCGTGGATCCCATCATCTACTACTTCACCACGGACGAGTTCAGGAGACGCCTGTCCAGGCAGGATCTGCACTACAgcatccagctccagcacctcagctACGGCAGGAAGCACTCCAGGGATGTGCTTGGGGAGGACACCACGGAATACTGA